In Sulfitobacter sp. OXR-159, one DNA window encodes the following:
- the uraH gene encoding hydroxyisourate hydrolase, translating into MAGYLTTHVLDTALGCPAEGLKIELFRISGVERHLLKTLTTNNDGRTDEQILPEAEFEVGEYELVFHAGPYLDASGTPPEDPRFLGVIPIRFGMSEQSHYHVPLLLSPFGYSTYRGS; encoded by the coding sequence ATGGCCGGCTATCTTACAACTCATGTCCTCGACACCGCCCTTGGGTGCCCCGCCGAAGGGCTGAAAATTGAATTGTTTCGCATCAGCGGTGTTGAACGGCATCTGTTGAAAACGCTTACGACGAACAACGACGGGCGCACTGACGAACAAATCCTGCCTGAAGCAGAGTTCGAAGTGGGCGAATATGAACTGGTGTTCCACGCAGGCCCTTATCTGGATGCAAGCGGCACGCCGCCTGAAGACCCCCGGTTTCTAGGCGTCATACCGATCCGCTTTGGGATGTCCGAGCAATCGCACTACCACGTGCCCTTGTTGCTTTCTCCTTTCGGATACTCAACATATCGCGGAAGCTGA
- a CDS encoding LysR family transcriptional regulator, translated as MSYFDNIRTFVRVYELGSMSAAGRDLRISPAVTSSRISQLEERLGVRLFQRTTRSLSPTEQGKSFYRGATEILEAVESAEAQIVNITENLKGSLYVAAPLGVGRRLIAPQVPGFLKNYPEVSVRLRLSDRKVDLTTEGLDLAFFLGQPEDSNLRIRKIADVERVLCASPDYIARRGMPDSGSALLAEGHECLSLRFPGATEFQWRLTTPDGPKRFRVSGRYESDDGDVLTDWALAGHGVAMKPVFEIAEHLRTGALVPVAEKTPPEPIQMACLFTHRRRQDPKTRLFMEFMVDRIAATI; from the coding sequence ATGTCCTACTTCGATAACATCCGCACTTTTGTGCGCGTCTATGAACTGGGCAGCATGTCTGCCGCGGGGCGGGATTTGCGGATATCTCCAGCTGTTACGTCATCACGGATTTCACAATTAGAAGAACGGCTTGGCGTAAGGCTTTTTCAACGGACGACACGCAGTCTTTCCCCGACCGAGCAGGGCAAGTCGTTCTACCGCGGCGCGACTGAAATACTCGAAGCCGTCGAAAGCGCCGAGGCGCAGATCGTCAACATCACCGAGAACCTGAAAGGATCGCTCTATGTTGCGGCGCCTTTAGGTGTCGGTCGTAGGTTAATCGCCCCGCAAGTCCCCGGTTTCTTGAAGAACTATCCCGAAGTCAGCGTGAGGTTGCGTTTGTCCGACCGGAAAGTGGACTTGACCACAGAGGGTCTGGATTTGGCATTCTTTCTGGGGCAGCCCGAAGATAGCAATCTGCGCATCCGAAAAATCGCAGACGTGGAGCGGGTGCTCTGCGCATCGCCGGACTATATTGCGCGCCGTGGCATGCCCGACAGCGGAAGCGCGCTGTTGGCGGAGGGGCATGAATGCCTGAGCCTTCGCTTCCCGGGGGCGACCGAATTTCAATGGCGGCTAACGACACCGGACGGCCCCAAGCGATTTCGTGTCTCGGGGCGCTATGAGTCAGATGACGGGGACGTGCTCACCGATTGGGCACTTGCCGGACATGGCGTCGCAATGAAGCCGGTTTTCGAAATTGCAGAACACTTGCGGACCGGCGCTTTGGTGCCTGTCGCCGAAAAGACGCCTCCCGAGCCGATCCAGATGGCGTGCCTATTCACGCATCGCCGTAGACAGGATCCGAAAACGCGCCTTTTCATGGAGTTCATGGTTGATCGCATCGCCGCGACAATCTAG
- a CDS encoding urate hydroxylase PuuD, producing the protein MYDLAILWDWIAFSVRWLHVITAMAWIGASFYFIALDLMLKPNDALPDGAYGEEWEVHGGGFYHTVKYLVAPARMPEHLTWHKWQSYSTWLSGAALLMIIYWVGGELFLLDPTKADISLFQGILISGGSLTIGWLLYDAMCKSKLADHPTVLMLLLFVILVIMSWGYNQIFTGRAALLHLGAFTATIMTANVFFQIMPNQRVVVEDLKAGRTPDAKYGKIAKVRSTHNNYLTLPVVFLMLSNHYPLAFGTEFSWIIASLIFLTGVTIRHYFNTMHKTGSGPHWTWAVTVLLMVLIAWLSTIRTGETWEDAEARELTAYEQAYASAEGFESAYDTVIGNCSMCHAREPVWGNMQWAPKGVYLETPGDVARHADQIYLQAGVSHAMPPPNAVQMDEEARRNIVAWVREVRSQ; encoded by the coding sequence ATGTACGATTTGGCAATTCTGTGGGACTGGATCGCGTTCAGCGTCCGCTGGCTACATGTGATCACTGCAATGGCGTGGATCGGTGCGTCATTCTATTTTATCGCGCTCGATCTAATGCTTAAACCAAACGACGCCCTGCCCGACGGCGCCTACGGCGAAGAATGGGAAGTACATGGCGGGGGTTTTTATCACACAGTCAAATATCTGGTCGCGCCCGCCCGGATGCCAGAGCACCTGACATGGCACAAATGGCAAAGCTACAGCACTTGGTTGTCAGGGGCGGCGCTCTTGATGATCATCTACTGGGTCGGCGGTGAATTGTTTCTGCTCGACCCCACCAAAGCCGATATTTCGCTGTTTCAGGGCATCCTGATCTCCGGCGGCTCCCTGACGATTGGCTGGTTGCTCTATGATGCGATGTGCAAATCCAAATTGGCCGATCACCCCACAGTTCTGATGCTGCTTTTGTTCGTAATCCTTGTGATCATGTCATGGGGATACAACCAAATTTTCACCGGCAGGGCGGCGTTGCTGCATCTCGGCGCTTTCACGGCGACGATCATGACCGCCAATGTGTTTTTCCAGATCATGCCCAACCAACGGGTCGTTGTCGAAGACCTTAAGGCCGGTCGCACACCTGACGCGAAATACGGCAAGATCGCCAAGGTGCGCTCGACCCACAACAACTACCTTACCTTGCCGGTGGTGTTCCTGATGCTGTCGAACCATTACCCGCTGGCGTTTGGAACGGAGTTCAGTTGGATCATTGCAAGCCTGATCTTTTTGACCGGTGTCACCATTCGCCACTACTTCAACACGATGCACAAAACCGGTTCCGGTCCGCATTGGACTTGGGCGGTGACCGTGTTGCTTATGGTTTTGATCGCGTGGCTTTCCACCATCAGAACGGGGGAGACATGGGAGGACGCAGAAGCCCGAGAACTGACGGCATATGAGCAGGCCTATGCCTCTGCTGAGGGGTTCGAGAGCGCTTACGATACCGTCATCGGCAATTGCTCTATGTGCCATGCCCGAGAACCAGTCTGGGGCAATATGCAGTGGGCGCCAAAGGGGGTCTACCTTGAGACCCCCGGCGACGTTGCGCGTCATGCGGACCAGATCTATCTCCAAGCGGGCGTGAGCCACGCCATGCCCCCGCCAAATGCCGTACAAATGGACGAAGAAGCGCGACGCAATATTGTCGCTTGGGTGCGCGAAGTGCGTAGCCAGTAA
- a CDS encoding LysR family transcriptional regulator — protein MSYIESLRVFVRVMDLGSITAGGRDLRLTPAVASKRLKELEKHLGVRLFNRTTRSITPTEVGTVFYDEAHAILQALDNAEARVASFSDAPRGALRITAPLGVGRRIVAPLVPEFSETYPDTEIRMRLSDRRVDIMADGLDIAFFIGEPSDSTMKLRKFADCDRVLCASPDYLSRSGTPMTPDDLHDQAHNCLLLRYPRSPEYYWTLQTDMGPRKLEVRGRFDADDGDVLTDWALAGRGIINKPRFDVREHLKSGRLVEVLPHTPPKPTIFGCLYPHKKLQDPKVRLFVDHIARNSKRFFV, from the coding sequence ATGTCTTATATCGAAAGCTTGCGCGTCTTCGTTCGCGTGATGGACTTGGGAAGTATCACCGCGGGCGGGCGGGACCTGAGGCTGACGCCTGCAGTTGCCAGCAAACGTTTGAAAGAGCTAGAGAAACATCTCGGCGTGCGCCTGTTTAACAGGACGACCCGCTCGATAACCCCGACAGAGGTCGGTACCGTTTTTTACGATGAGGCCCATGCTATTTTGCAGGCGCTGGATAACGCCGAGGCCCGGGTCGCCAGCTTTTCCGACGCCCCGCGAGGGGCCCTGCGGATCACGGCACCGCTTGGGGTCGGGCGTCGAATAGTTGCGCCATTGGTCCCGGAATTCTCTGAAACCTATCCAGATACTGAGATAAGGATGCGGCTGTCCGACCGACGGGTAGACATCATGGCAGACGGGCTCGATATCGCTTTCTTTATCGGGGAGCCAAGTGATTCCACGATGAAGCTGCGAAAGTTCGCGGATTGCGATCGGGTCTTATGTGCCTCTCCGGATTATCTTTCGCGTAGTGGAACGCCGATGACGCCTGACGATCTTCATGATCAGGCGCACAACTGCCTTTTGCTGCGGTATCCAAGATCGCCAGAGTATTATTGGACACTTCAGACCGATATGGGCCCCCGAAAGCTGGAGGTTCGCGGTCGGTTCGATGCTGATGACGGTGATGTACTGACCGATTGGGCGCTGGCCGGGCGTGGGATCATCAACAAGCCGCGCTTTGATGTGCGTGAACACCTCAAGTCGGGACGACTTGTCGAGGTATTACCGCACACTCCGCCAAAGCCGACCATTTTTGGCTGCCTGTATCCCCACAAAAAGCTTCAGGATCCAAAGGTTCGTCTGTTCGTTGACCACATCGCACGAAACAGCAAACGCTTCTTCGTCTGA
- the xdhA gene encoding xanthine dehydrogenase small subunit, translated as MDYQRDIRFILNGTDVALDDVSASQTLLDFLRLERRLTGSKEGCAEGDCGACTVLVGRLGNAGLVYEPINACIRFLASINGCHVVTVEHLSGPKGRLHPVQEAMIEHHGSQCGFCTPGFVMSLYALWMQTPEPTSQEVETALQGNLCRCTGYEPIIKAAVAVSRYGTPSSDLLNAERAQITTRLQALQHGKRIVSGPEDDLSIIPADVDDLADCLLSYPNTTIVAGSTDVGLWVTKFLRKIGPAVFTGHLNALKTVECQGGQLKIGAGASYTDCQAILSEHLPHLLPYWNRIAGWQVRNMGTVGGNIANGSPIGDTPPVLIALGAEITLRHGAARRNVPLERFFIDYGKQDRAPAEFVESIQVPLPGPDDLNAAYKISKRRDEDISSVAVGIHMTVTGNVISNARIAFGGMAATPKRATAAEAALNGQHWTRENFEAAAAALAEDFEPLTDWRASAAYRKLSAQNLLRRFYLEQDAQSAAPVQLINA; from the coding sequence TTGGACTATCAACGCGACATCCGTTTCATTCTCAACGGCACAGACGTGGCGCTGGACGACGTTTCAGCCAGCCAAACGCTTTTGGACTTTCTTCGGCTCGAACGCCGTCTGACCGGGTCAAAAGAAGGCTGCGCCGAAGGCGATTGCGGCGCCTGTACCGTACTGGTGGGCCGGCTTGGCAATGCCGGGCTGGTCTATGAGCCCATCAATGCCTGCATTCGGTTTCTGGCCTCGATCAACGGTTGTCATGTGGTCACGGTCGAGCATCTCTCCGGCCCGAAAGGTCGGCTGCACCCTGTTCAGGAAGCAATGATTGAACATCATGGAAGCCAATGTGGTTTCTGCACGCCCGGATTTGTAATGTCGCTTTATGCGCTCTGGATGCAGACGCCCGAACCAACATCGCAAGAGGTTGAAACGGCGCTACAAGGGAACCTGTGCCGCTGCACCGGCTATGAGCCCATCATCAAGGCAGCGGTGGCCGTGTCGCGCTATGGCACGCCATCTTCGGATCTTCTGAATGCCGAACGCGCGCAGATAACAACGCGACTGCAAGCGCTTCAGCACGGCAAGCGCATCGTCTCCGGACCCGAAGACGACCTGAGCATCATCCCGGCTGACGTGGATGATCTGGCCGATTGCCTCTTGAGCTACCCGAACACAACCATCGTGGCTGGGTCCACAGACGTCGGGCTTTGGGTGACAAAATTTCTGCGTAAAATCGGACCCGCGGTTTTCACCGGCCATCTGAATGCGCTGAAAACAGTTGAGTGTCAGGGAGGGCAGCTAAAAATCGGGGCTGGGGCCAGCTACACCGATTGTCAGGCCATTCTGTCAGAGCACCTGCCTCATCTTCTCCCCTATTGGAACCGTATCGCGGGATGGCAGGTGCGAAACATGGGCACGGTCGGGGGCAATATCGCCAACGGTTCTCCTATCGGTGATACCCCGCCCGTCCTGATCGCGCTTGGCGCAGAGATCACGCTCCGCCACGGTGCTGCCCGTCGAAACGTGCCTCTTGAAAGGTTCTTTATAGACTATGGCAAGCAGGACCGCGCACCGGCGGAATTTGTCGAGAGCATTCAGGTTCCCCTGCCCGGCCCCGATGATTTGAACGCCGCCTACAAAATCTCCAAACGGCGCGACGAAGATATCTCGTCGGTGGCCGTTGGCATTCATATGACGGTAACCGGAAACGTCATCAGCAATGCCCGCATTGCCTTTGGCGGCATGGCCGCGACACCCAAACGTGCAACGGCGGCAGAAGCTGCGCTGAATGGTCAGCACTGGACGCGCGAAAACTTCGAGGCCGCCGCAGCAGCGCTGGCCGAGGATTTCGAACCGCTTACGGACTGGCGCGCCTCCGCGGCGTATCGAAAGCTCTCTGCTCAGAATCTTCTGCGCCGTTTTTATCTGGAACAGGATGCGCAGAGCGCCGCGCCCGTTCAACTGATCAACGCTTAA
- the xdhB gene encoding xanthine dehydrogenase molybdopterin binding subunit has protein sequence MKDNVSITGTAHSDRIHDSASKHVTGAADYTDDITLPEGTLHAYLGVSDVAHATLLDIDFTDVLATPGVIGILTAEDVPGVNDLSPTGLNDEPVFPTDLIQFHGQPLFAVIAETRDIARHAAEKAKINCDVLPHALDPIQAQQAGYPHVTAPLKLERGDVDGALETASNRIKGRIAVGGQDHMYLEGHIALAIPGEDDDIIVHSSTQHPSEAQHMVAQVLGVPSNAVVVNVRRMGGGFGGKESQMNLFCAVAAMAAKKWNRAVKIRPDRDQDMTATGKRHDFVIDYDVSFDAAGRIEAVNGSFAARCGFSSDLSGPVTDRALFHADNAYFYPNVRLESHPMKTNTVSNTAFRGFGGPQGVVAAERIIEEIAYATGQDPLDVRKANFYGGEGRDITPYHQKVEDSILERLVEELETTSDYRQRRKDIMAFNETSPVLKKGIALTPVKFGISFTATWYNQAGALVHVYNDGSIHLNHGGTEMGQGLNTKVAQIVAEAFQVDFEQIKITKTTTEKVPNTSATAASSGTDLNGMAALNAVEQIKARLVEFATTTWDVPAEEVSFHANKVFIGKEILTFDAFIKQAYLARVQLSAAGFYKTPKIHWDRSKGQGRPFYYYAYGAACSEVTIDTLTGEYRVERTDILHDVGRSLNPALDRGQVEGAFIQGMGWLTTEELWWDNAGRLRTHAPSTYKIPLASDRPRIFNVNLADWSENRELTVKRSKAVGEPPFMLGISVFEALSMAVASVANYRACPRLDAPATPERVLLAVARLQAEG, from the coding sequence ATGAAAGACAACGTTTCCATCACCGGCACCGCCCACAGCGACCGCATTCATGACAGCGCGTCAAAACACGTCACGGGCGCGGCAGACTACACCGACGACATTACGCTGCCCGAAGGCACGTTGCATGCCTATCTAGGTGTCTCGGATGTTGCTCATGCGACGCTTTTGGACATCGACTTTACCGATGTTCTGGCAACTCCAGGCGTGATCGGCATCCTAACCGCCGAGGATGTGCCAGGCGTCAACGACCTAAGCCCCACGGGACTGAATGATGAGCCGGTTTTCCCCACTGATTTGATTCAATTTCATGGCCAACCCCTGTTTGCGGTGATCGCAGAGACACGGGACATTGCGCGCCACGCCGCAGAAAAAGCCAAGATCAACTGTGATGTTTTACCCCATGCGCTTGATCCCATTCAGGCGCAACAGGCGGGATACCCACACGTCACCGCTCCGTTGAAACTCGAACGCGGCGATGTCGATGGGGCGTTGGAAACCGCCAGCAATCGGATCAAGGGCAGGATCGCTGTAGGCGGACAGGACCACATGTACCTCGAAGGGCATATCGCCTTGGCCATTCCCGGAGAAGACGATGATATCATCGTGCATTCCTCCACCCAGCACCCCTCCGAGGCGCAGCATATGGTGGCTCAAGTTCTCGGCGTGCCCTCGAATGCGGTTGTGGTGAACGTGCGCCGCATGGGCGGCGGGTTCGGCGGCAAGGAAAGCCAGATGAACCTGTTCTGCGCTGTTGCCGCTATGGCGGCGAAAAAGTGGAACCGCGCCGTGAAGATCCGCCCCGACCGGGACCAAGACATGACGGCTACGGGGAAACGCCACGATTTTGTAATCGATTACGATGTGTCTTTCGACGCAGCGGGACGCATCGAAGCGGTGAATGGCAGCTTTGCTGCACGGTGCGGTTTTTCATCCGACCTCTCGGGCCCCGTGACCGACCGTGCCCTCTTTCACGCCGATAACGCTTATTTTTACCCGAATGTGCGGCTTGAAAGCCATCCGATGAAGACCAACACAGTCTCCAACACGGCTTTTCGTGGCTTTGGCGGCCCGCAGGGTGTGGTGGCGGCTGAACGAATTATCGAAGAGATCGCCTATGCCACAGGCCAAGACCCACTGGACGTGCGCAAGGCGAACTTCTACGGCGGCGAAGGGCGAGACATCACGCCCTATCATCAGAAAGTCGAAGACAGCATTCTCGAACGGCTTGTCGAGGAGTTGGAAACCACCTCTGACTACCGCCAGCGCCGCAAAGACATCATGGCCTTCAATGAGACCTCGCCGGTGCTCAAAAAGGGGATTGCCCTGACCCCGGTCAAGTTCGGAATCTCATTCACGGCGACGTGGTACAATCAGGCCGGGGCATTGGTGCATGTCTATAACGACGGCTCGATCCACCTGAACCACGGCGGCACAGAGATGGGTCAGGGGTTGAATACCAAGGTGGCACAGATTGTCGCCGAGGCGTTTCAGGTCGATTTTGAGCAGATCAAGATTACCAAGACCACCACTGAGAAAGTGCCGAACACGTCAGCGACTGCCGCCTCCAGCGGAACCGACCTGAACGGCATGGCCGCGCTCAACGCGGTAGAACAGATCAAGGCGCGGCTCGTCGAATTTGCGACAACAACTTGGGATGTTCCTGCAGAAGAGGTGAGTTTCCACGCAAATAAAGTGTTCATCGGCAAAGAAATCCTGACTTTTGATGCATTTATCAAACAGGCCTATCTCGCCCGCGTGCAGCTTTCGGCGGCTGGATTCTACAAGACACCAAAGATCCACTGGGACCGCAGCAAAGGCCAAGGGCGCCCGTTCTATTACTATGCCTATGGCGCGGCATGCTCTGAGGTGACAATCGATACGCTGACGGGCGAATATCGTGTTGAGCGCACAGACATCCTGCATGACGTGGGCCGGTCCCTTAATCCGGCACTTGATCGGGGTCAGGTTGAGGGCGCCTTCATCCAAGGCATGGGCTGGCTCACAACCGAAGAGTTATGGTGGGACAATGCCGGACGACTGCGGACCCATGCGCCCTCTACATATAAAATTCCCCTCGCTTCCGACCGCCCCCGCATATTCAACGTGAACCTCGCCGACTGGTCGGAGAACCGCGAACTGACCGTGAAGCGCTCCAAGGCGGTAGGAGAGCCGCCCTTCATGCTTGGCATTTCGGTGTTCGAAGCGCTGTCGATGGCCGTCGCTTCAGTGGCCAACTACCGCGCGTGTCCGCGTCTTGATGCGCCGGCCACGCCGGAACGGGTGTTGCTGGCTGTGGCACGGTTGCAGGCCGAGGGGTGA
- the xdhC gene encoding xanthine dehydrogenase accessory protein XdhC — protein sequence MSNNAVSLDEFLAAHASVIRVALTRVRGSSPRNEGTEMFASAQGLWGTIGGGQLEFLAIQAARDMLQSGDLVRELDVPLGPEIGQCCGGRVEIRLTRMRSSDKRAAADRALETKAALPHVYVMGAGHVGRALADLFQHLPVRCTLIDTRTEEIALNTAAVETRISALPEADIWSAPAGSAFIVLTHDHALDFLLTSAALERGDALYVGMIGSATKRAKFKNWARMHCDGQTIEQLNCPIGACGSRDKRPSVIAAFVVAEVIAELTTETAATAPIGAIEAPLGRAYLGRTGRLA from the coding sequence ATGTCGAATAACGCCGTTTCTTTGGATGAATTTCTTGCGGCACATGCATCGGTCATTCGCGTCGCACTGACCCGCGTGCGTGGCTCCTCCCCCCGGAACGAGGGAACTGAGATGTTTGCCTCTGCCCAAGGGCTTTGGGGAACGATAGGCGGTGGCCAGCTGGAATTTCTGGCCATCCAAGCAGCGCGGGACATGCTGCAGAGCGGAGATTTGGTGCGAGAGTTGGACGTGCCGCTTGGCCCTGAGATCGGCCAATGCTGCGGGGGAAGGGTCGAAATCCGCCTGACGCGGATGCGGTCATCAGACAAGCGCGCCGCAGCGGACCGGGCTCTTGAGACAAAAGCCGCCCTGCCTCATGTCTATGTCATGGGGGCCGGTCATGTCGGGCGGGCCTTGGCCGACCTGTTTCAACATTTGCCCGTCAGATGCACCCTGATTGACACCCGTACCGAGGAGATCGCCCTCAACACGGCAGCGGTAGAGACCCGTATCAGCGCGCTGCCAGAAGCCGATATCTGGAGCGCGCCAGCGGGCAGTGCTTTTATCGTTCTGACCCATGATCATGCGTTAGACTTTCTGCTGACCTCCGCCGCGTTGGAACGGGGTGATGCCTTGTACGTCGGTATGATCGGCTCGGCGACCAAGCGCGCGAAATTTAAAAACTGGGCGCGCATGCACTGCGACGGCCAAACAATCGAACAATTGAATTGCCCTATTGGGGCATGCGGTAGCCGCGACAAGCGGCCCAGCGTCATTGCAGCCTTCGTGGTTGCCGAGGTGATCGCTGAATTGACCACTGAAACTGCCGCAACCGCCCCGATCGGGGCAATAGAAGCGCCCCTGGGGCGCGCATATCTGGGCCGAACGGGGAGACTGGCCTGA
- a CDS encoding xanthine/uracil/vitamin C permease: protein MDGRTYNYKLFARSDFNAFWALFTDNLVNLLILTGVCQFVFQMPPEIVFGRIVPGAAIAILAGVAVYTFMAKWAANKQGKDVTALPYGISTPVMFVYLFGVIGPIYWATNDPLLAWQVGIGAGFMGGVVAALGAIVGPWLKEITPRAGMLGTLCGIALVFIGSVPLAQIFESPVIAFTSLLFILWGLIGRFRLPGNLPAGLVAIAAGTVIAIVLGESKVDVSGIGFYPPVPYIGDLLAGIQYLFANPELFLVLIPVQIYNFIETMNNVESAEAAGDHYPVGLCQVTDGAGTMLGALFGSPFPTTVYIGHPAYKRLDAHAGYIIGVAVVIAAAAFVGLLSFLAGLIPVAAAAPVLVFVSVSLITNTAWAVKPMHMAAVSFAILPHISAFLVTKWGSLMNALRSSGVEGLPSLGDEALTAALLMEGAHYEGHLALSQGAIITGLIWGAIVADIIDGRFKMAGGFAIAASLMSSVGIIHSYKLQLPQLDPITIGYLIVGAFMYLYPLVAPKEDLEHRIVVPDEPDFMDEDMPAHQA, encoded by the coding sequence ATGGACGGGAGGACTTATAACTACAAGCTGTTTGCACGCAGCGATTTTAACGCTTTTTGGGCGTTATTTACCGACAACCTTGTGAACCTGCTGATCCTGACTGGCGTTTGCCAGTTCGTGTTTCAGATGCCACCCGAGATCGTTTTTGGCCGCATCGTACCCGGCGCGGCCATCGCCATTTTGGCCGGTGTTGCGGTCTATACCTTTATGGCCAAATGGGCAGCCAACAAACAGGGCAAAGACGTCACGGCCCTGCCCTACGGCATCTCGACACCCGTGATGTTCGTCTATCTATTCGGGGTCATTGGGCCAATCTACTGGGCCACGAACGACCCGTTGCTGGCATGGCAGGTCGGCATCGGGGCTGGCTTCATGGGCGGTGTCGTCGCTGCACTTGGGGCTATCGTCGGGCCGTGGTTGAAAGAGATCACGCCGCGCGCGGGCATGCTGGGCACCCTATGCGGCATCGCGCTTGTGTTTATCGGCTCGGTGCCCTTGGCACAGATTTTCGAAAGCCCGGTCATCGCCTTCACGTCGTTGTTGTTCATCCTATGGGGGCTGATCGGACGGTTTCGCCTTCCGGGCAACTTGCCTGCCGGTCTGGTGGCAATCGCTGCGGGTACAGTGATCGCCATTGTCTTGGGGGAGTCCAAAGTTGACGTGAGCGGAATCGGATTCTACCCGCCGGTTCCCTACATCGGCGATCTACTTGCCGGCATTCAGTACCTGTTCGCGAACCCTGAACTGTTCCTCGTGCTGATCCCGGTGCAGATCTACAACTTCATCGAAACCATGAACAACGTGGAATCTGCGGAAGCGGCAGGCGACCACTATCCAGTCGGTCTGTGTCAGGTTACCGATGGGGCGGGCACGATGCTGGGCGCACTCTTTGGATCGCCCTTTCCGACGACTGTCTACATCGGCCATCCCGCCTACAAACGGCTTGACGCACATGCGGGCTATATCATTGGTGTTGCTGTCGTCATCGCCGCTGCCGCATTTGTCGGGCTCTTGTCGTTCCTTGCAGGTCTGATCCCGGTTGCCGCGGCCGCACCGGTCTTGGTCTTCGTATCCGTCAGCCTGATCACCAATACGGCATGGGCGGTAAAGCCGATGCATATGGCCGCCGTGTCCTTCGCCATCCTGCCGCATATCTCGGCCTTCTTGGTGACCAAATGGGGTTCGTTGATGAATGCCCTGCGCAGTTCCGGCGTTGAGGGTCTGCCATCTTTAGGAGACGAAGCACTCACCGCCGCGCTTTTGATGGAAGGCGCACATTACGAAGGCCATCTGGCGCTTAGTCAGGGGGCGATTATCACCGGACTTATCTGGGGTGCGATCGTTGCTGACATCATTGACGGCCGCTTCAAAATGGCAGGCGGTTTTGCAATCGCAGCGTCTTTGATGTCGTCGGTTGGGATCATTCATTCCTACAAGCTGCAACTGCCGCAGCTGGACCCGATCACCATAGGCTACTTGATCGTCGGCGCCTTCATGTACCTATATCCGTTGGTCGCACCGAAAGAGGACCTAGAGCACCGCATTGTTGTGCCCGATGAGCCAGACTTCATGGACGAAGATATGCCCGCCCATCAGGCGTAA